A window of Palaemon carinicauda isolate YSFRI2023 chromosome 27, ASM3689809v2, whole genome shotgun sequence contains these coding sequences:
- the LOC137620562 gene encoding uncharacterized protein, with amino-acid sequence MMKGLLFCVILGAVSADNRPPSNSYGPPSNSYGPPRNGYGVDPAIAALAENIPGGGVPGEDYPILASVPDTGFDCNAQNVMGYYADTAREAGCQVFHICQDRPSGRRQQDSFLCPNGTIFNQQYLVCDWWFNFDCADAESFYSVNELLGVIPYGYGNGNGNGNGVGAPRGAYGAPPPPSNGYGAPF; translated from the exons ATGATGAAGGGACTCCTCTTCTGCG TCATTCTCGGAGCTGTTTCTGCTGATAACCGCCCTCCCAGCAATAGCTATGGTCCTCCCAGCAATTCCTATGGACCGCCTAGAAATGGCTACGGTGTAGATCCTGCCATTGCTGCCCTGGCAGAGAACATCCCCGGAGGTGGCGTCCCTGGAGAGGACTACCCTATCTTGGCCTCTGTTCCTGACACCGGATTCGACTGCAACGCCCAAAACGTTATGGGCTACTACGCCGACACCGCCAGAGAAGCTggctgccaggtcttccacatctgccaggaCAGACCCAGTGGACGCCGCCAGCAGGActccttcctctgccccaacggaACCATCTTCAACCAACAGTACCTCGTCTGTGATTGGTGGTTCAACTTCGACTGCGCTGATGCCGAGTCCTTCTATTCCGTTAACGAACTCCTCGGAGTTATCCCTTACGGCTACGGCAATGGAAACGGTAATGGCAATGGAGTCGGGGCTCCACGAGGTGCCTATGGAGCTCCACCTCCTCCCTCCAATGGATATGGCGCACCCTTTTAA